The following proteins are co-located in the Dehalococcoides mccartyi 195 genome:
- a CDS encoding ECF subfamily RNA polymerase sigma factor, BldN family translates to MQTEKRLVELAQQKDEHAFARLYEEYFDKIYRYIALKIGNKMEAEDLTQQVFMNMLRSISSFKWQDNTPFSAWLYRIAHNQIVDYLRKRSRQPVLDIEVVTPLACADDPVETTEVNIDYEKFVEVSGKLTPAQQEVISLRFSSDLPIAEVAKIMNKTPGAVKALQHSAVSSLRRMLSGA, encoded by the coding sequence GTGCAGACAGAGAAACGCCTGGTTGAGCTTGCTCAACAAAAAGACGAGCATGCCTTTGCCAGATTATATGAGGAATATTTCGATAAGATTTATCGCTATATTGCCTTGAAAATCGGGAATAAAATGGAGGCCGAAGATTTGACCCAGCAGGTCTTTATGAACATGCTCCGGTCTATATCTTCCTTCAAGTGGCAGGATAATACCCCTTTCTCTGCCTGGCTCTACCGTATTGCCCATAACCAGATAGTGGACTATCTGCGGAAGAGAAGCCGCCAGCCTGTGCTGGATATAGAAGTAGTCACCCCGCTGGCCTGTGCCGATGACCCGGTGGAAACTACCGAAGTAAATATAGATTATGAAAAGTTTGTGGAGGTATCCGGTAAACTTACACCCGCCCAGCAGGAGGTCATTTCCCTGCGGTTTTCTTCGGATTTGCCTATTGCCGAAGTGGCCAAAATAATGAATAAAACTCCGGGTGCGGTCAAGGCGCTGCAGCACAGTGCAGTGTCATCACTCCGCCGAATGCTCTCTGGAGCGTGA
- a CDS encoding helix-turn-helix domain-containing protein: MSNHEDTTVSPMLTTSEVAHMLNVHINTVRRWSNQMVLKSYRIGARGDRRFRKEDVEQFLEREGKTKSLKET, translated from the coding sequence ATGTCAAATCATGAAGATACTACAGTTTCCCCGATGCTGACTACCAGTGAAGTCGCCCATATGCTGAATGTACACATAAATACCGTCCGCCGCTGGAGCAACCAGATGGTGCTGAAATCCTACCGGATAGGGGCACGCGGTGACCGGCGTTTCCGCAAGGAAGATGTGGAACAATTTTTGGAGCGGGAAGGCAAGACCAAATCCCTCAAAGAAACTTAA
- a CDS encoding LuxR C-terminal-related transcriptional regulator, whose product MEDNSKIRVMVIDEQPFFRAGVAQALSDNNFEILPTDTHRDPMEQIESSLPDVVLLGSDLVAYSGLDLGRRIVRTFPNTKVIILSPNPNDTELFECIRTAAVACLKKSSTADELIETIRRANRGEYPINESLMTSPNLAKQVLAQFQDVSLLGKDASNFVTPLTNRKKQILTLIANGNTNKQIANNLEISEQTIKNHVSAILRKLNANDRAHAVVVAIRCGLINI is encoded by the coding sequence ATGGAAGACAACAGTAAGATCAGGGTAATGGTCATAGATGAGCAACCTTTTTTCAGGGCGGGTGTTGCCCAGGCCTTATCCGACAACAACTTTGAGATACTCCCAACCGATACCCACAGAGACCCAATGGAACAGATTGAGAGCAGCCTGCCGGATGTGGTACTTTTGGGTTCAGACCTGGTGGCGTACAGCGGGCTAGATTTGGGCAGGCGGATTGTACGCACCTTCCCCAATACCAAGGTTATTATCCTTTCCCCAAACCCGAATGATACCGAGCTGTTTGAATGCATCAGGACAGCGGCTGTGGCCTGTTTGAAAAAAAGCAGCACGGCTGATGAGCTTATTGAGACTATCCGCCGGGCTAACCGGGGAGAATACCCTATAAATGAAAGCCTGATGACCAGCCCCAACCTGGCCAAACAGGTGCTGGCCCAGTTTCAAGACGTATCCCTGCTGGGCAAAGATGCTTCCAATTTCGTTACCCCTTTAACCAACCGCAAAAAACAGATACTGACCCTTATTGCCAATGGCAATACCAACAAACAGATTGCCAACAATCTGGAAATAAGTGAACAGACCATAAAGAACCACGTCAGCGCCATTTTACGCAAATTGAACGCTAATGACCGGGCACACGCTGTTGTAGTGGCCATCCGCTGCGGCTTGATAAATATATAA